The Medicago truncatula cultivar Jemalong A17 chromosome 4, MtrunA17r5.0-ANR, whole genome shotgun sequence genome includes a region encoding these proteins:
- the LOC25491542 gene encoding uncharacterized protein, with protein MPINIQPSNEFMIPSEDMVFGLEFKKLGSKRYSSSKTDKESSALPQVHQSPNPKSADKSRSKSGVGPQCSDLKQKAKQDAEGNIRNRETAKRSGNDGDELVKHMSNLPGYLLHNDRVENVQEKAFNVGVLDWSRLENWKHKHIPDDLTSRFTPFNRGESSSRVATKSKSSTSASGREKLDDKKGSRRIRPNNREALPQSSKLPSENVKRFESSRSGSKRIGSEKTRNDNIKRTSDVGNLASNSRPRRISSSVPNENKDDEANQKMEGLQEHTQKKIERNHKFISDMEQRTEKSKSKGVSFSSKKTGSGDCESSQKVNQLPESGFDDSCKHSHSKPSNIVLLYPHDIPDSSSSDDFRLSEFQTSSDENHPESSRSSLSYVSIPEEVYVDNVCPEIALSNRCRSAIDRTSFSGPMQNSVSTDLSMNRSSAISEKSASKINKMSGLQSEAACSEKDVLDNRLSNQSAFNNLIESLDQETAELTSQKRSNPSHNRRFSFSLSRIGRSFSFKEGPAASQFSSKFVSSKSGPVTPESSRRWDNSSKEKANCQNRTRSSPLKRLLDPILKHKASGTDHSGESSQKQNRSTDSTSLRSIGVNESLQDEKSKVSSIQGLLQITIKNGMPLFKFVLNDERKIYAATKNSLSSHEKNDLGCCFTFYIVNEIKKKSGGWMSHGNKEKSCGYAYNVVAQMKSSTSKFTEAVNQNSKRQHMVKEYVLLGVEINQTDQGPPKFIPTMELAAVVFETSCGNSSNEQLHGDNDIMKKGENDSSTVILPGGVHGSPNRGEPSSLIHRWRTGGLCDCGGWDIGCKLLVLREQNLSSNIPRSYKPYQDRFQLFVQEGSENDAPLFTLLPLNNGFYSVEFSSTISHLQAFFISVSLLSCQKQPGSLEMSSMSEETLKEPSSNNNSRRLHGKAPIKYTPIPPLSPVGRV; from the exons ATGCCAATCAATATACAACCAAGTAATGAATTTATGATACCTTCTGAGGATATGGTATTTGGTTTAGAATTCAAAAAGCTCGGCTCAAAACGGTATAGCAGTTCAAAGACAGATAAAGAAAGTTCTGCATTGCCACAAGTACATCAAAGTCCGAATCCGAAGAGTGCGGATAAGTCAAGGTCAAAGAGTGGTGTTGGTCCTCAATGCAGTGATCTCAAACAGAAGGCAAAGCAGGATGCAGAAGGAAATATTCGGAACCGGGAAACTGCGAAGAGAAGTGGAAATGATGGTGATGAGCTTGTCAAGCATATGTCTAATTTGCCAGGTTATCTACTGCATAATGATAGAGTGGAAAATGTTCAAGAGAAAGCTTTCAATGTTGGTGTTTTAGATTGGTCTCGACTTGAGAACTGGAAGCACAAGCATATACCAGATGATCTAACTAGTCGTTTCACACCATTCAATAGAGGCGAATCATCATCAAGAGTAGCCACCAAATCAAAATCATCCACCAGTGCCAGTGGCAGGGAAAAACTTGATGATAAGAAAGGTTCACGACGGATCAGACCGAATAACAGGGAAGCACTTCCACAAAGTAGCAAACTTCCCTCTGAGAATGTCAAACGGTTTGAATCTTCTAGAAGTGGATCCAAGAGGATAGGAAGTGAGAAGACGAGGAATGACAATATTAAAAGAACTTCAGATGTTGGAAATTTAGCATCGAACTCAAGGCCACGCAGGATCTCGTCTTCTGTTCCTAATGAAAATAAAGATGATGAAGCTAACCAGAAAATGGAGGGTTTGCAAGAACACACCCagaagaaaatagagagaaatCATAAGTTCATCTCTGATATGGAACAGCGAACAGAAAAATCAAAAAGCAAAGGGGTCTCATTCAGTTCTAAGAAAACGGGTTCTGGTGACTGCGAATCCAGTCAAAAGGTGAATCAGTTGCCGGAGTCAGGTTTTGATGATAGCTGTAAACATAGCCATAGCAAGCCAAGTAATATTGTGTTGCTTTATCCACATGATATTCCCGACTCAAGTTCTTCAGATGATTTTCGGCTTTCGGAATTCCAAACATCATCCGATGAAAATCATCCAGAATCAAGCCGAAGTAGTCTGTCGTATGTTTCTATTCCAGAGGAGGTTTACGTTGACAATGTTTGTCCTGAAATCGCACTTTCAAATCGATGCCGTTCTGCGATTGATCGTACTTCTTTTTCTGGACCAATGCAAAACAGTGTTAGTACTGATCTCAGTATGAACCGTTCTTCTGCAATTTCTGAGAAGTCTGCttccaaaataaataagatgTCTGGTCTGCAATCAGAAGCTGCTTGCTCTGAAAAGGATGTGTTAGACAATAGGTTGAGCAATCAGTCTGCTTTTAATAATCTGATTGAATCATTAGACCAAGAAACTGCTGAGCTGACTTCGCAGAAGAGATCAAATCCATCTCACAACCGTCGGTTTAGCTTCAGCTTAAGTCGAATTGGCAGAAGTTTCAGTTTTAAAGAAGGCCCTGCAGCTTCACAATTTAGTTCTAAGTTTGTCTCTTCAAAGTCAGGTCCAGTGACTCCTGAATCTTCCAGGCGTTGGGATAATTCAAGCAAAGAAAAGGCAAATTGTCAGAACCGAACAAGATCAAGCCCTCTTAAGAGGTTACTAGATCCTATATTGAAACATAAGGCATCAGGCACAGATCATTCAGGTGAAAGTAGTCAGAAACAAAATAGAAGCACAGATTCAACGAGTTTGAGGAGTATCGGTGTAAATGAATCACTGCAGGATGAAAAGAGCAAGGTATCATCAATCCAAGGTCTCTTGCAGattacaataaaaaatggaatgcCTTTGTTTAAGTTTGTGCTCAACGATGAAAGAAAGATTTACGCCGCTACCAAGAATAGTTTATCATCacatgagaaaaatgatttagGCTGCTGTTTTACATTCTATATTGTTAACGAAATTAAGAAAAAGAGTGGTGGATGGATGAGTCAcggaaataaagaaaaaagttgtGGCTATGCATACAATGTTGTCGCTCAGATGAAATCTTCTACCTCCAAATTCACTGAAGCAGTGAATCAGAACTCCAAGAGACAGCATATGGTTAAAGAATATGTCCTATTGGGTGTTGAAATCAACCAGACAGATCAAGGACCGCCAAAGTTCATCCCGACCATGGAGCTTGCTGCTGTTGTTTTTGAGACCTCATGTGGAAATTCAAGCAACGAACAATTGCATGGTGATAATGATATTATGAAGAAAGGAGAAAATGATAGTTCTACTGTTATTCTTCCAGGTGGTGTACATGGTTCACCAAACAGAGGTGAACCTTCATCGTTAATCCATAGATGGAGAACCGGGGGATTATGTGATTGTGGTGGTTGGGACATAGGTTGCAAACTGCTCGTGCTTCGCGAGCAGAACCTGAGTTCAAACATTCCAAGAAGTTATAAACCTTACCAGGATCGTTTCCAACTTTTTGTTCAG GAAGGATCTGAGAATGACGCACCCCTTTTCACTTTGTTGCCGTTGAATAATGGATTCTACTCAGTTGAATTCAGTTCAACAATCAGTCATTTGCAGGCATTCTTCATATCCGTTTCATTGTTAAGCTGCCAGAAACAACCAGGTTCCTTGGAAATGAGTAGCATGAGTGAAGAGACCCTTAAGGAACCAAGTTCCAATAACAACAGCAGAAGACTTCACGGGAAAGCACCTATAAAATATACACCAATTCCACCTCTTTCCCCTGTTGGCAGAGTTTAA
- the LOC25491543 gene encoding uncharacterized protein has product MALYATALSFNGLSSTLKEFSFLPGSVINSFHKRHDVCLQSFNPNKLVFGKSFERGDELCLLPNQCLKLQMRRFRTRQGVKSEDAESMLSSEDIALDENTLEEELQNAIAEENYAKAAEIRDTLKNLQKDSNTAVFGANSKFYDSFRNGDLAAMQGMWAKMDEVCCVHPGMKGISGYDDVIESWDFVWANYEFPLQIKLEDIKVHARGDMGYVTCMEFVKAKGGRWGGQFVTNVFERINGEWFICNHHASPVDMN; this is encoded by the exons ATGGCGCTTTATGCAACTGCTTTATCGTTCAAT GGACTTTCTTCTACTCTCAAGGAGTTCAGTTTCTTGCCGGGTTCGGTCATCAATAGCTTTCACAAGCGACATGATGTTTGTCTGCAATCCTTTAATCCAAATAAGTTAGTTTTTGGCAAAAGTTTTGAAAGAGGAGACGAACTGTGTTTGTTGCCTAATCAATGCCTCAAGTTGCAAATGAGAAGATTCA GGACACGGCAGGGTGTAAAAAGTGAAGacgcagagagcatgttgagcAGTGAGGACATTGCATTAGATGAAAACACTTTAGAGGAAGAGCTACAGAATGCAATTGCTGAGGAGAATTATGCTAAAGCTGCAGAAATAAGGGATACACTAAAAAACCTACAAAAAGATAGCAACACAGCAGTATTTGGAGCAAACAGCAAGTTTTATGATTCATTCAGGAATGGCGACCTTGCAGCCATGCAAGGTATGTGGGCAAAAATGGACGAGGTATGCTGTGTTCATCCTGGTATGAAAGGAATATCCGGTTATGATGATGTTATTGAGAGCTGGGATTTCGTATGGGCTAACTATGAATTTCCATTACAAATTAAACTAGAAGACATTAAAGTTCATGCTAGAGGGGACATGGGGTATGTTACTTGCATGGAATTTGTAAAAGCGAAAGGAGGAAGATGGGGAGGACAATTTGTAACGAATGTGTTCGAGAGGATAAATGGCGAGTGGTTTATTTGTAATCATCATGCTTCACCAGTAGACATGAATTGA
- the LOC112420746 gene encoding uncharacterized protein produces the protein MERPPTIRSYIKGSTIVATLDEALVVHNQILTVIKNNLQQAQIRMKSQENSHHRDRDFKIEDWVWLRLQPYMQNIMCDRCFSKLSKRFFGPYPISKHISQLAYKLYSSSLPCLKPKLYHGNLPTTIPVMDFFFVGTMVPLQILDSRLIHTKKGTVT, from the coding sequence atggAAAGACCCCCTACCATCCGTTCTTACATAAAAGGGTCCACTATCGTTGCAACATTGGATGAGGCACTTGTTGTGCACAACCAGATTCTAACAGTCATTAAGAACAACCTACAACAGGCGCAAATACGAATGAAAAGCCAGGAAAACTCTCACCATCGTGATCGTGACTTCAAGATCGAAGATTGGGTGTGGCTGCGACTGCAACCTTACATGCAAAATATTATGTGTGACCGCTGTTTCTCCAAGTTGAGCAAGAGGTTCTTTGGTCCTTACCCGATCAGTAAGCACATTAGCCAATTAGCTTACAAATTGTATTCATCCAGTCTTCCATGTCTCAAACCTAAGTTGTACCATGGTAATCTGCCTACTACTATTCCGGTTATGGACTTCTTTTTCGTAGGCACCATGGTCCCACTCCAAATCCTTGATTCGAGACTAATCCACACTAAGAAGGGTACCGTGACATAA